In Halomonas alkalicola, the following proteins share a genomic window:
- a CDS encoding undecaprenyl-diphosphate phosphatase, translating to MEWLQVFVLSIVQGLTEFLPISSSAHLILVPVLTDWEDQGLAFDVALHIGSLAAVVLYFRHELARMAGSWVGSLRGGGMDQDARLAWWVLLATVPVCLIGFTSRDAIELGMRSPLIIGASLIGFGLVLGYADWRRRRGGRSEYQLGLRDVLFIGGAQALALIPGTSRSGITITAALLLGMSREGAARFSFLLSIPVIVLAGGLEIVGLVRESHAVDWPAVTVGAILSGISAYLCIHYFLVFIKRVGMQPFVVYRLLLGGWLLWLFW from the coding sequence ATGGAGTGGCTGCAGGTCTTCGTGCTTTCCATCGTGCAGGGGCTCACCGAGTTCCTGCCGATCTCCAGCTCCGCCCATCTGATCCTGGTGCCGGTGCTCACCGACTGGGAGGATCAGGGCCTCGCCTTCGACGTCGCCCTGCATATCGGCAGCCTGGCGGCGGTGGTGCTCTACTTCCGCCATGAGCTTGCGCGCATGGCCGGCAGCTGGGTCGGTTCGCTGCGCGGCGGCGGCATGGACCAGGATGCTCGGCTCGCCTGGTGGGTGCTGCTGGCCACCGTGCCGGTCTGCCTGATCGGCTTCACCTCCCGCGATGCCATCGAGCTGGGCATGCGTTCGCCGCTGATCATCGGCGCGAGCCTGATCGGCTTCGGCCTGGTGCTGGGCTATGCCGACTGGCGCCGCCGCCGCGGCGGGCGCAGCGAGTACCAGCTGGGCCTCAGGGACGTGCTCTTCATCGGTGGCGCTCAGGCCCTGGCGCTGATTCCTGGCACCTCGCGCTCCGGCATCACCATCACCGCGGCGCTGCTGCTCGGCATGAGCCGGGAGGGCGCGGCACGCTTCTCCTTCCTGCTGTCGATCCCGGTGATCGTGCTGGCCGGTGGCCTGGAGATCGTCGGCCTGGTGCGGGAGTCCCATGCGGTGGACTGGCCGGCGGTGACGGTGGGGGCCATCCTCTCCGGCATCAGCGCCTACCTCTGCATCCACTATTTCCTGGTCTTCATCAAGCGCGTCGGCATGCAGCCCTTCGTGGTCTATCGGCTGCTGCTCGGCGGCTGGCTGCTGTGGCTGTTCTGGTAG
- the mgtE gene encoding magnesium transporter, which yields MSLNETLQEQKEALVAAQAEEDRERLDEMLSELRSADIAEILEEVLEEDDDLPVAMGLLEALPLERRANVLGYLPGEEQVEITSTMSDETLLSVLEEMGSDERADLFNLLDEDRREGLLRRMARQEREDLKRLASYEEGTAGAIMTSDYVAIPTGMTVSQAMMRVRQTAPDAETVYQLYIIDPDGKLAGTLSLRQLMVARPGAQVDDIMIKDVISIPVDEAQEEVARVVARYDLLALPVLDADERLVGIVTHDDAMDVAESEATEDFHKGMSIGALEDGVSRVPLWSLYRKRVTWLVLLVFANLFSGAGIAYFEDTIAAQVALVFFLPLLIGSGGNAGAQAATLMVRGMATGDVGVKDWSTLLGRELLVAGSLGLTMALAVAPIGVMRGGEAVAMVVAMSMVTIVLFGSLLGMCLPFVLNRLGWDPATASAPLVTTLIDASGVVIYFSIATAILSGV from the coding sequence ATGTCACTGAACGAGACCCTGCAGGAACAGAAGGAGGCGCTGGTCGCGGCCCAGGCCGAGGAGGACCGCGAGCGCCTCGACGAGATGCTGTCGGAGCTGCGTTCCGCGGACATCGCCGAGATCCTCGAGGAAGTCCTCGAGGAGGATGACGATCTGCCGGTCGCCATGGGCCTGCTCGAGGCCCTGCCGCTGGAGCGGCGGGCCAACGTGTTGGGCTACCTGCCCGGCGAGGAGCAGGTCGAGATCACCTCGACCATGTCCGACGAAACGCTGCTCTCGGTGCTCGAGGAGATGGGCTCGGACGAGCGCGCCGACCTCTTCAACCTGCTCGACGAGGATCGCCGCGAGGGGCTGCTGCGGCGCATGGCGCGCCAGGAGCGCGAGGACCTCAAGCGCCTGGCCAGCTACGAGGAGGGCACCGCCGGGGCGATCATGACCTCGGACTACGTGGCCATCCCCACCGGCATGACCGTCTCCCAGGCGATGATGCGGGTGCGTCAGACCGCCCCCGACGCCGAGACCGTCTACCAGCTCTATATCATCGACCCCGACGGCAAGCTGGCCGGCACCCTGTCGCTGCGCCAGCTGATGGTGGCGCGCCCGGGAGCCCAGGTCGACGACATCATGATCAAGGACGTGATCAGCATTCCGGTGGACGAGGCCCAGGAGGAGGTCGCCCGGGTCGTGGCCCGCTACGACCTGCTGGCGCTGCCGGTGCTCGATGCCGACGAGCGCCTGGTGGGCATCGTCACCCACGATGATGCCATGGACGTGGCCGAATCCGAGGCCACCGAGGACTTCCACAAGGGGATGTCCATCGGTGCCCTGGAGGACGGCGTCAGCCGGGTGCCGCTGTGGAGCCTCTACCGCAAGCGGGTGACCTGGCTGGTGCTGCTGGTCTTCGCCAACCTCTTCTCCGGCGCCGGCATCGCCTACTTCGAGGACACCATCGCCGCCCAGGTGGCGCTGGTCTTCTTCCTGCCGCTGCTGATCGGCAGCGGCGGCAACGCCGGGGCCCAGGCTGCCACCCTGATGGTGCGCGGCATGGCCACCGGCGACGTCGGGGTCAAGGACTGGAGCACCCTGCTCGGTCGCGAACTGCTGGTGGCCGGCTCCCTGGGCCTGACCATGGCCCTGGCGGTAGCGCCCATCGGGGTGATGCGCGGCGGCGAGGCGGTGGCCATGGTGGTGGCCATGAGCATGGTGACCATCGTGCTGTTCGGCAGCCTGCTCGGCATGTGCCTGCCCTTCGTGCTCAACCGGCTGGGCTGGGACCCGGCCACCGCCTCGGCGCCGCTGGTGACCACCCTGATCGACGCCTCGGGGGTGGTGATCTACTTCAGCATCGCCACCGCCATCCTGTCCGGGGTCTAG
- the glmU gene encoding bifunctional UDP-N-acetylglucosamine diphosphorylase/glucosamine-1-phosphate N-acetyltransferase GlmU — MTLDVVILAAGQGTRMRSTLPKVLHRLAGKPMVRHVIDTAAGLAAERTHVVVGHGAEKVREALADCEVHFALQAEQKGTGHAVAQALEGLGEGKVLVLYGDVPLIRRETLAGLLDGVDDDHLGLLTVTLADPTGYGRILRNAEGEAVAIVEHKDASQTELAIAECNTGIMAMTAAQLRRWLPRLSADNAQGEYYLTDIIAMAAAEGVRIVTAQPADPLEVEGVNNRLQMARLERAHQLATAERLMADGVALIDPARIDIRGALTCGHDVEIDVGCVFEGNVELGEGVRIGPHCVIRDSHIGAETVIEPHSVIEGTVIAGRGRVGPFARLRPGTRLAVGAKVGNFVETKNAEVGEGSKINHLSYVGDARLGRDVNVGAGTITCNYDGAHKHRTEIGDGAFIGSNTALVAPVSVGSNATVGAGSTISKDVADNALAVSRGRQISKADWPRPSKDR; from the coding sequence ATGACGCTGGATGTGGTGATACTCGCGGCCGGGCAGGGAACCCGGATGCGCTCGACCCTGCCCAAGGTGCTGCACCGCCTGGCCGGCAAGCCCATGGTGCGCCATGTGATCGACACCGCGGCAGGGCTCGCTGCCGAGCGTACCCACGTGGTGGTGGGGCACGGCGCCGAGAAGGTGCGCGAGGCCCTGGCCGACTGCGAGGTGCACTTCGCGCTGCAGGCCGAACAGAAGGGCACCGGCCATGCCGTGGCCCAGGCCCTGGAGGGCCTCGGCGAGGGCAAGGTGCTGGTGCTCTATGGCGACGTGCCGCTGATCCGTCGCGAGACCCTGGCGGGGCTGCTGGACGGCGTCGATGACGACCACCTCGGCCTGCTCACCGTGACCCTGGCGGACCCCACCGGCTACGGGCGCATCCTGCGCAATGCCGAGGGCGAGGCGGTGGCCATCGTCGAGCACAAGGACGCCTCCCAGACGGAGCTTGCCATCGCCGAGTGCAACACCGGCATCATGGCGATGACCGCCGCCCAGCTGCGCCGCTGGCTGCCGCGGCTCTCCGCCGACAACGCCCAGGGCGAGTACTACCTCACCGACATCATCGCCATGGCGGCCGCCGAGGGGGTCAGGATCGTCACCGCCCAGCCGGCCGACCCGCTGGAGGTGGAGGGGGTCAACAACCGGCTGCAGATGGCACGCCTGGAGCGCGCCCACCAGCTGGCCACGGCCGAGCGGCTGATGGCCGACGGGGTGGCGCTGATCGACCCGGCGAGGATCGACATCCGCGGCGCCCTCACCTGCGGCCACGACGTGGAGATCGATGTGGGCTGCGTCTTCGAGGGAAACGTGGAGCTCGGCGAGGGGGTGCGCATCGGCCCCCACTGCGTGATCCGCGACAGCCATATCGGCGCCGAGACGGTGATCGAGCCTCACAGCGTCATCGAGGGCACGGTGATCGCCGGTCGCGGTCGCGTCGGTCCCTTCGCCCGGCTGCGCCCCGGCACCCGCCTGGCGGTGGGCGCCAAGGTGGGCAACTTCGTCGAGACCAAGAACGCCGAGGTGGGTGAGGGCAGCAAGATCAACCACCTGAGCTACGTGGGCGACGCCCGGCTGGGCCGCGACGTCAACGTCGGCGCCGGCACCATCACCTGCAACTATGACGGCGCCCACAAGCATCGCACCGAGATCGGCGATGGCGCCTTCATCGGCTCCAACACGGCGCTGGTGGCCCCGGTGAGCGTGGGCAGCAACGCCACCGTGGGCGCCGGTTCCACCATCAGCAAGGACGTGGCGGACAACGCCCTGGCCGTTTCCCGCGGCCGTCAGATCAGCAAGGCCGACTGGCCGCGCCCCAGCAAGGACAGGTAA
- a CDS encoding F0F1 ATP synthase subunit epsilon, whose translation MANSFTCNIVSAEAAIFSGEIEQLVASGLMGDIGILAGHRPLLTELKPGPIRVIHEGGAEENFYVSGGFLEVQPKVVTILADAASRAGDLDEASAEEARQHALKAFNDKSAELDYTRAAAELAEAVAQLRTIQQLRKKAGKG comes from the coding sequence ATGGCGAACAGCTTCACTTGCAACATCGTCAGCGCCGAAGCGGCCATCTTCTCGGGCGAGATCGAGCAGCTGGTAGCCTCGGGGCTCATGGGGGATATCGGCATCCTCGCAGGCCACCGTCCGCTGCTCACCGAGCTCAAGCCGGGTCCGATTCGCGTCATCCACGAGGGTGGCGCGGAGGAGAACTTCTACGTCTCCGGCGGCTTCCTCGAGGTGCAGCCGAAGGTCGTGACGATTCTCGCCGATGCGGCATCCCGTGCCGGTGACCTCGACGAGGCCTCCGCCGAGGAGGCCCGCCAGCATGCGCTGAAGGCGTTCAACGACAAGTCGGCGGAGCTGGATTACACCCGCGCCGCCGCCGAGCTCGCCGAGGCCGTGGCTCAGCTGCGTACCATCCAGCAGCTGCGCAAGAAGGCCGGCAAGGGCTGA
- a CDS encoding FAD:protein FMN transferase, with the protein MKFLRLHFPLLLLAGLLLLAGCSERDRPLDSPVRFEGGIFGSFYQVTIADSLTQGQAQALEEGILETLEAVDVGMSIYIEDSELMAFNQSPLGEWQPLSDELVEVLAISQAVAEKSDGAFDVTLGGLVNLWSFGGEARPREVPDEAALAERLEVVGFDALELDPAGLQARRTRDVFVDLGGVAKGHAVDRVAAYLDREGIEHYLVNLGGDLIARGYRNAGGGDDGEAESWRIGVEAPLEDRQEAQYVLPIGDVSLATSGDYRNYFEEGGQRFSHTLDPRSGRPIDHRLASVSVLHPSNAWADAWATALMVLGDEAGMALAVAQDLKVLMIVRVDEGWESLVSPAFVAYFGDELVEELGLVAVAEPGELETEPAPNE; encoded by the coding sequence ATGAAGTTCCTGCGTCTCCATTTCCCGCTGCTGCTCCTCGCCGGGCTGCTGCTGCTGGCCGGCTGCTCGGAGCGCGACCGTCCCCTCGACTCGCCGGTGCGCTTCGAGGGGGGGATCTTCGGCAGCTTCTATCAGGTGACCATCGCCGACTCGCTGACCCAGGGCCAGGCCCAGGCGCTGGAGGAGGGCATCCTCGAGACGCTCGAGGCGGTGGATGTCGGCATGTCGATCTACATCGAGGACTCGGAGCTCATGGCCTTCAACCAGTCGCCCCTCGGTGAGTGGCAGCCGCTCTCCGACGAGCTGGTCGAGGTGCTGGCGATCAGCCAGGCGGTGGCCGAGAAGAGCGACGGCGCCTTCGACGTCACCCTGGGGGGGCTGGTCAACCTGTGGAGCTTCGGCGGCGAGGCGCGTCCCCGCGAGGTGCCGGACGAGGCGGCGCTGGCCGAGCGCCTCGAGGTGGTCGGTTTCGATGCGCTGGAACTCGACCCGGCGGGGCTGCAGGCGCGGCGCACCCGGGACGTCTTCGTCGACCTGGGCGGTGTGGCCAAGGGCCATGCGGTGGACCGGGTCGCGGCCTACCTCGACCGTGAGGGCATCGAGCACTATCTGGTCAACCTGGGGGGCGACCTGATCGCCCGGGGCTATCGCAATGCCGGCGGCGGGGACGACGGCGAGGCCGAGTCCTGGCGCATCGGCGTGGAGGCGCCGCTGGAAGACCGTCAGGAGGCGCAGTACGTGCTGCCCATCGGCGATGTCTCCCTGGCCACCTCCGGCGACTACCGCAACTACTTCGAGGAGGGGGGGCAGCGCTTCTCCCACACCCTGGACCCGCGCAGCGGCCGGCCCATCGACCATCGCCTGGCCTCGGTGAGCGTGCTGCACCCCTCCAACGCCTGGGCCGACGCCTGGGCCACGGCGCTGATGGTGCTGGGGGACGAGGCGGGCATGGCCCTGGCCGTCGCCCAGGACCTCAAGGTGTTGATGATCGTACGCGTGGACGAGGGCTGGGAGAGCCTCGTCAGCCCCGCCTTCGTGGCATACTTCGGCGATGAGCTGGTCGAGGAGCTCGGCCTGGTGGCGGTAGCCGAGCCGGGCGAGCTCGAGACCGAGCCCGCCCCGAACGAATGA